TCCGGCCTCAGCGCCCAGCTGCAGGATCTCCAGAACCAGCATGCGGCCCTCCAGGCCGAGGAGGAGAAGCTGGTGCGCGCCAGTACCCGCCTCCAGGCGAAGGTCGACGCCTTCCGCACCCGCAAGGAGACCATCAAGGCCACCTACTCGGCAGCTGAGGCGCAGACCCGGATCAACGAGGCGTTCACCGGCATCTCCGAGGAGATGAGCGATGTCGGGATGGCCATCCAGCGTGCCGAGGACAAGACCTTGCAGCTGCAGGCCCGCGCCTCTGCCGTCGACGAGCTGCTGGAGACCGGCGCCCTTGAGGATCCCAGCGGCATGGTCGGCAACGATCTCGACCGTGAACTCGACGCCCTGGCCTCCGGCTCCTCTGTGGAGAGTGAGCTGGCCGCGATGAAGGCCCAGCTGAGTGGCGGCTCTGCGCCGCGCCAGCA
The sequence above is drawn from the Arachnia rubra genome and encodes:
- a CDS encoding PspA/IM30 family protein, with the translated sequence MAGIFERIALMFKTKAHKTLDKYEDPRETLDYSYERQLELLRKVRRGVADVATSRKRVELQAQKMSSEIDRYTVTAQRALESNREDLAREALTRKSGLSAQLQDLQNQHAALQAEEEKLVRASTRLQAKVDAFRTRKETIKATYSAAEAQTRINEAFTGISEEMSDVGMAIQRAEDKTLQLQARASAVDELLETGALEDPSGMVGNDLDRELDALASGSSVESELAAMKAQLSGGSAPRQQISTSNTPMIENTRTVEQNGGQA